The Besnoitia besnoiti strain Bb-Ger1 chromosome IV, whole genome shotgun sequence genome contains a region encoding:
- a CDS encoding prostaglandin-E synthase (encoded by transcript BESB_056790): MWISTTAAAAQRAGRALNPEGERSDSFAAHRDLNSKNQLRFIRGDVHPSPLRSSLPILASSGSVPASSRFLERNLVPVNASAAPHSCRSEAATARLSRASASRVSLLPRRATIVACRAPASPSSASADLLPPPPPQAFPQAAKPPDHVVVADSAEASPLIRFLLSSASQAPSPGRAAPSASSAAPAVSAKEAASSSAVELGPRYLPGDLILPSEALGQPEGGNCAVYLFQFESCPFCRKVRACLDFLRVPYTIVEVEPLIKNELKPFGYKKVPLLVLARQEPSAEDAPSVLSSADAAKLLARYAEEDALKPAAARRLLALADSKAIVHALLEKRRLEAQRGNGRGACTQIVDHAADAKRRLREVEWIVWTDQVLVQLIVMNVYRTMQESLETFSYLLTHPSFSTFQKMAGRWSGSVVMRLVAGQRKKRYAVDDVRAALYAAVDDFRKSFEETSHPSPFFGGDAPNELDLAVFGILNSTEGCAVERDLEHSSIVPWWERMRKAVGPSTALNHIARGPAAQA, translated from the exons ATGTGGATCTCTacgacggcggccgcagcccaGCGCGCGGGAAGGGCCCTGAACCCTGAGGGAGAGCGTAGCGACTCTTTCGCGGCCCATAGAGACCTTAACTCGAAGAATCAGCTCCGCTTTATCCGTGGCGACGTGCAtccctcgcctctgcgctcctctctcccgaTTTTGGCTTCGTCCGGCAGTGTGCCTGCCTCTTCTAGGTTCCTTGAGAGGAATCTCGTGCCTGTAAACGCCTCTGCTGCACCGCACTCGTGTAGGAGCGAAGCTGCAACGGCGCGCCTGAGCCGTGCTTCGGCTTCCCGCGTGTCTCTACTCCCCCGTCGGGCAACGATTGTCGCATgccgcgcgccagcgtcACCTTCTTCAGCGTCCGCAGatcttctgccgccgcctccgccgcaggcgtttCCGCAGGCCGCCAAGCCCCCCGACCACGTCGTCGTCGCAGACTCTGCGGAGGCCAGCCCTCTgattcgctttcttctctcttcagcCTCGCAAGCCCCCTCTCcgggccgcgccgcgccctccgcgtcgtctgcggcgcctgcagtatctgcgaaggaggcggcaaGCAGTTCCGCCGTGGAGCTTGGGCCGCGCTACTTGCCCGGCGACCTTATTCTCCCCTCTGAGGCGCTTGGACAGCCAGAGGGCGGGAACTGTGCGGTGTACCTTTTCCAGTTCGAGAGCTGTCCGTTCTGCCGCAAAGTGCGCGCTTGCCTGGACTTTCTCCGCGTGCCTTACACCATCGTGGAGGTTGAGCCGCTGATCAAGAACGAGCTGAAGCCCTTCGGATACAAGAAAGTCcctctcctcgttctcgcGCGTCAGGAACCgtccgcggaagacgcccCGTCGGTGCTTTCTTcagccgacgccgcgaaacTGCTCGCGCGGtacgcggaggaagacgcgttgaagcctgcagctgcgagacGGCTACTCGCGCTGGCGGACAGCAAGGCGATTGTTCATGCGCTTCTTGAGAAACGAAGGCTGGAGGCACAGCGCGGAAacggtcgcggcgcgtgcaCGCAAATCGTGGATCATGCGGCAGATgcgaagaggagactgcGAGAGGTCGAGTGGATTGTGTGGACCGACCAGGTCCTTGTGCAGTTGATTGTGATGAATGTCTATCGAACGATGCAG GAGTCGCTGGAGACGTTTTCGTATCTCCTCACGCATCCCTCGTTCTCCACCTTCCAAAAGATGGCCGGCAGATGGTCAGGCAGCGTCGTgatgcgcctcgtcgctggacagcggaagaagcgctACGCG GTAGATGACGTTCGTGCTGCGCTCTACGCAGCCGTGGACGACTTTCGCAAATCCTTTGAGGAGACGTCTCACCCTTCGCCTTTCTTCGGAGGCGATGCCCCTAACGAACTCGACCTTGCTGTCTTCGGGATCCTCAACAGCACCGAGGGCTGCGCG GTCGAAAGGGATCTTGAGCACAGCTCAATCGTGCCGTGGTGGGAGCGCATGCGCAAAGCTGTGGGCCCGTCCACAGCTCTTAACCATATTGCGAGAGGGCCGGCCGCCCAAGCTTGA